In Trichoderma asperellum chromosome 1, complete sequence, a single window of DNA contains:
- a CDS encoding uncharacterized protein (EggNog:ENOG41): protein MSTMSRPTTRMNEYFVPRDGIDREVISADICRYLGNDALVRPGHYENPQTGQPVQGYYITAYRNLTTAMIEDLKADSARWDRERRAQTARNSSGVQYRYSETHQSRQHHGPTEPPYRDDSYPPRDGLYDAPRYPGTGAQGYNGASGPYQPQQQPPPQQQQQQQQGYAPPSGSGGAYGGNGNVGFQQPQQSPGPADARYGGNPQGPMMNQGYQNPDGAYVSTGANMPPRNYPNDAYAGGHPGSAVPPPQQPVYASNQPVPQGYPAPNYPYPSQAPAGGMAYATQPQDPFFGRASPAGQTTQQQPQGYASQGHAYEDTPPPTRTSVPPAESQTPPRESSTRLSDRESDRNHRPPPPRR from the exons ATGTCAACAATGTCGCGACCCACGACCCGCATGAACGAGTACTTTGTGCCCCGTGATGGCATCGACCGTGAAGTGATTTCTGCTGATATCTGCCGCTATCTGGGCAATGATGCTTTGGTGCGACCTGGTCACTATGAG AACCCACAAACTGGCCAACCCGTCCAGGGTTACTATATTACGGCGTACCGCAACTTGACGACC GCCATGATTGAGGATCTCAAGGCCGACTCGGCTCGGTGGGACAGGGAACGCCGCGCCCAGACCGCGCGTAACAGCAGCGGAG TCCAGTACCGCTACTCTGAGACACACCAGTCTCGGCAGCATCATGGCCCTACTGAACCCCCTTACCGAGATGATTCCTATCCTCCTCGTGATGGTCTATATGACGCCCCAAGGTATCCAGGAACCGGCGCCCAAGGATATAATGGTGCCTCCGGCCCGTaccagcctcagcagcagccgccgccgcaacagcagcagcagcagcagcaaggctacGCTCCTCCCAGTGGCAGTGGCGGCGCGTACGGCGGCAACGGCAATGTCGgctttcagcagcctcagcaatCTCCCGGACCCGCTGACGCCAGATATGGCGGTAATCCTCAGGGCCCGATGATGAACCAAGGATACCAGAATCCGGATGGCGCGTATGTTTCTACCGGTGCCAACATGCCTCCCAGGAACTATCCCAATGATGCTTATGCCGGTGGCCACCCTGGATCAGCTGTCCCACCACCTCAGCAGCCTGTATATGCTTCAAACCAGCCTGTCCCACAAGGATATCCCGCCCCCAATTACCCATATCCTAGCCAGGCTCCTGCGGGCGGCATGGCGTATGCTACACAGCCTCAGGACCCTTTCTTCGGCCGAG CTTCCCCAGCAGGCCAAActactcagcagcagccacaaggGTATGCCTCACAAGGACACGCGTATGAAGACACTCCCCCTCCAACTCGCACCTCCGTACCCCCAGCAGAGAGCCAGACGCCGCCACGGGAATCAAGTACACGTCTAAGTGACAGGGAAAGCGACAGGAACCATcgaccaccacctcctcgtCGATAG